In the genome of Marinomonas algicola, the window CTTTAAGGCCTAATGCTGTCGCTTGATTAGGGTCTAGAAGTAACACCTCATCGACGGCCTCTTTCATCTTTTCGTTTACTTTTTGACCATTAGCATAAAAAATGGCTTGAGCATATTCAACCAACACACGAATTTTATTATCAACCTCATCACCAGGCATTTTAGCTAAAGCTTTATCGAAGGCGGGGAGAGCTTGAAGATAATCATTTTGACTTAAAAAATCTTGGGCAACAAAATACCAATCTTCTGCTCGACCATATTTATTTGCTCGAAAAGTTAAAAAATCAGACAGTTTTTCTGGAGACATCGACTTACTAGAAATGGCAGCAGTAAAAGCGACTTCTTTATGGAAGCCCAGCTTTTCATAAAGAGAAACACTTCCTAATACACTCGCCACAACAAAGATTGCTAGCATCAATTGCGTCATTCGATTATTAAGAACGTAGTGATACCCTTTAGATTTTGCGGTTTCTTCTAATGTAAGATCCTCTTCTAATTGTTGCGCTTCATTTGGACTAATACGTCCAAAAGCGACCTCATCTTCAATTTCTTTGCGTCTAATAACAGAGAAATTAGCGGCTAATTCAACTTCACTCTTTTTTGTTATCCCAACGACTGAACGTAACACATAAAAAACAGAAACGATTAATATAACCGCCATCACTAACCAGCCAAATATCATTTTGAATCGCTCCTTAATGACCGACGATTACTACGAATAATCAAAACAAAAGCAATCAACCCAAGTACCAATAAAATTAGGGGCCCATACCAAAGAAAAAAAGTGCCTGCATTATTCGAGGGTTTATATAGAACAAACTCTCCGTATCGGGCAACCATGTAATCTACAATCTCTTTATCACTGAGACCTTGCTCAATCATGCTATAAATTTGATTACGAAGATCAATGGCAATTCCAGCATTAGAGTCGGCTAGGTTTTGATTTTGACACTTTGGGCAACGCAGTTCTTCTATCAGAGAGTTATAGCGAGTTTCATGCAATGATGAACTGAACTTTAAAACAGACTCAGCCTCAGAAAAAGCGGCAGAAGAAAACAATGTAATTAAGCAGAAAAACAAAGAAAATCTCATTTAAAATACACCTTCATTGATTGCCAGACAACGTCATCCACAACACCCTGGTGACGATAAACAACAACACCTTTAGAGTTAACCACAAAAGTTTCAGGTGCCCCTGTTACTCCCATATCGACGCCAAAATGGCCTAACTCGTCTAGTAGAACGTGCGTGTAAGGATCGCCTCTTTCTTGTAACCATTTTATAGCTTCACTGGTTTCGTCTTTATAATCAATGCCAACTATTGACACATCTTGATCCGCTAATGCCATTAAATAACTGTGTTCAACACTGCAAGCTGGACACCATGTTCCCCAAAAATTAATGAGATAAGGGCCTGTGGGTAAAGCGTCATTCGTTACGATTTGATTAGAATGCAAATCAACTAAAGCCACATTTGGTAGTGGTTTATCAATTAATGCAGAAGGCATATATTGCGTATCTTTACCTAACTGCAAAAAAAACACGCTGCCTAAAACGGCAAAAGCAATTAAAGGTAGAAAAAACAACAGCTTCTTCATATTGCCGCCCCTGATACTTTTCTATAGCGTTTATCCATTGCAGAAAGCAATCCACCAAACATCATTAAAATACCGCCGAGCCAAATCCAACGAACAAAAGGCTTTACATGAATTCTAACCCCCCAAGCCCCTTCACCCAGGTCCTCACCTAGAGAAATATAGAGATCTCTAAACAAACCATTATCAATAGAGGCCTCAGTCATAACCTGACCACGAGCGTCATAAAAACGCTTTTCAGGCTTTAAATGCGCAACAAACTCACCGTCTTTCGAAATAATGATTTGTCCTTGGTCAGCAATAAAATTGGGGCCTTCAAAATGTTTAACACCATCGAACTTAAACTCATAGCCAGAAAGAACACTGACATCCCCTTTGCTCATTCGAACCATTTGTTCATCACTGCTTACACTGACAAACAAGACACCAACCAAAGAGACAGCCATACCTAAATGGGCAAGTACCATTCCGTAATAGTTTCTTGGCAACATTCTCGCTCTTGGTATAATCCCCTTAGAACCCGCGCTCACTTTTACGAACCAATCATAAAAAGTCAGTATAAACACCCAAAAAGCCACACTTAAACTGATCCAAGACATTAGTCCAAGGTCATAACTGTAAGTTAGAACAGCGCCACTAACGAGCGAACAGCCTGCCGGTATCATTAGCTTTTTTGCTAAGACATTAACAGAGGTGTTATGCCACTTTGACAAAGGTCCTATTGACATAAAGACCATAAGCAATAGTGCCATAGGAGAAAAAACACTATTAAAATAAGGGGCTCCTACTGAAATTTTCCCGAAACCCAAAGCATCGAAGATTAGCGGATACAGTGTTCCAATCAAGACGGTCAATGTCATGGTGGTTAACAAAATATTATTTAATAACAGCCATGCTTCCCGACCTGTCGCACCAAATGTGACTCTAGATTTCACTTCTGATGCCTTCAGTGCATATAGCAATAAACTACCACCCACCATTAAAAATAGCAGCACTAAAATATAGACACCTCGGGTAGGGTCAGCAGCAAACGCATGTACAGAGGTGAGAACACCTGAACGGACTAGGAAAGTACCCAATAAGCTTAAACAAAATGTAAAAATGGCGAGAAGTACCGTCCAGCTTTTAAATACACCGCGCTTTTCAGTCACGGCCAATGAATGGATCAATGCCGTACCGGCTAACCAAGGCATAAAGGAAGCATTTTCCACGGGATCCCAAAACCACCAGCCACCCCAGCCAAGTTCGTAATACGCCCACCAACTTCCTAATGTGATACCAATAGTTAGAAAAGCCCAAGAAACAGAGGTCCAGGGTCTTGCCCAGCGAGCCCATGACGCATTCAAATTACCCGTAATGAGAGCGGTAATAGCAAACGCAAATGCGACTGAAAATCCAACGTACCCCATATAAAGCATAGGGGGATGAATAATTAAACCTACGTCTTGTAATAGAGGATTAAGATCCGCCCCCTCTAGAGGTGCTTCAGGTAATAAACGAATAAAAGGGGAAGAGGTAAATAATAGAAAGGACGCAAACCCTGTGGTAACAATACCTAATACAGATAAAACGAGAGAGCGCACTTCTGTTGGAAGATTGTCGCCTTTGATAGCGACAGCACAAGCCCAACCGCATAAGATCAGCACCCACAACAATAAAGAGCCCTCATGTCCGCCCCAAACAGCACTAATTTTGAACCATACAGGTAATTGACTGTTAGAATTCTGACTAACATACAACACAGAAAAATCATCTATGGCAAAAGAATAGGCTAGAGCCAAAAAGCTAATAAAAACCAGCGCTGTCATTACATAGGTTAAAGGCCGAGCAAGTTCTAATAAAATGAGATTGCGCCTCCAATAACCATAAATAGGGAGAATGGATAAAGAAACAGCAAAAAACAAAGATAAAATTAGTGTGAAATGACCAATTTCTGGAAACATGAAAAATACCAATCAATAAGAGGTGTTAGATGAGTCTGAATTAAGCTCGGCTTGTTTTAGGGCTTCTGCAATTTCTGGAGGCATATATTCTTCATCATGCTTAGCCAATACTTCGGAAGCGATAAATACACCGTCAGCATTTAGCTTACCCTGAGCCACAATCCCCTGCCCTTCTCTAAACAAATCAGGCAATATCCCTTTATATTCAATCCTGACTTTCTCGGTAAAGTCTGTCACTTCAAAAGAAACATATAAGGTTTTATTGTCTCTTTTAACACTGCCATCTACCACCATGCCTCCAGCCCTTAACATAACGTCTTTTGGCGCTTCACCGGCCGCAATTTGAGAAGGAGAATAAAATAAATTGATGTTTTGTTGTAATGCATACATAACCAGAGCAAGTGCCACCCCAAGTACAACAACAATGCTACTGATAGCAATAATTCGTTTTTTTCTAATTGGATGCATCACTTTTCCTGCTCTCTGGTAAAACGTTTGACTAATTGATTGGTAACTTGTCTCTTTTGTTGCCAGGTTTGCCAAGCAATAGCCAATAAACTTACAGCGCTTATCCCATAAGCTGTCCAGACATAAAAGCCATGTCTTCCCATTTGAAGAAAATCTGAAAAAGAATCAAATGCCACGGTTCAATACCTCATTCTTTACCCAATTAGACCGGCGCTCTCTATTTAATATTTCTGTTTGCATACGAATCATCGCAAGACCCGCTATAAACAAATACAAACCGATACTGCTGACAAGCAGTGGCAACCACATTTCCATTGGCATAGCGGGTTTCTCAGTCAATTTGAAGGTGGCAGGTTGATGCAGAGTATTCCACCATTCAACGGAATATTTAATAATAGGCAAATTAATCAACCCAACGACACAGATCACTGAAACCGCTTTATCTGCTAAGACTTTATCATCTAAGCTATTTTGGATAGCCATCACACCCATATACAATAAAAATAGTACTAGCACTGAAGTTAGGCGAGCATCCCAAACCCACCAAGTACCCCAAGTCGGTTTGCCCCATATTGCACCTGAGAGTAACGCAATTAAGGCCGCTAACGCACCTAAAGGCGCAACCGATTTAATGAATATTGGCGCCATTTTCATTTGCCAGACTAGAAACACGAAGCCAGCAATACCAAGCCCCAAATAGCATGACTGAGCCAAAATAGCGGCAGGCACATGAATATAAATAATTCTAAAGCTGTTTCCTTGTTGGTAGTCTTCGGGAGCAAAGCCCAACCCCCAAATTATACCGACTACCAATAAAGTCACGCCGCCCAAGAAAACACATAAAGACCAACGTGATGCAAACTGAAAAAACCACTTTGGTGACCCCAGTTTATGAAACCAAGTCCAACTCATTAATTTACACTCGCTTTAATTGAAATTGCAGACATGATTGGAGAAACAACTAAGGAAACCAAGGAAATTGCTCCCAATATCGCTATTTGTCCGTCATACAGCATGCCATTCTGGGCGGCACGAATCGCCCCTGTAGAGAAAATAATAACCGGTAAGTAGAATGGTATAATAATTAACAACATAAGTACGGCACCATGACGTAAAGAAACCGTCAAGGCAGAGCCAATTGTACCAATAAGAAAGAGGGCAGGAGTGCCTAAGATCAAGGTTTTTAGCAATACATAAAAAATATCAGTAGATAGAAATAGCATTTGAGAAAGTAGAGGCGCCATGGCCAATAAAGGAACAATAACGATAAGCCAATGAATAAAAGTTTTTAACAAAATCAAAAGTGGCAGCGACAGCCCACTGACTAACCACTGCTCTAAACAACCATCATTGAAGTCTTCTTTAAACATACTTTCAACAGACATCAAAATGGCCAAAGAGGCGGCACACCAAATAATACCGCCAGCCGCAACGCTTAA includes:
- a CDS encoding DsbE family thiol:disulfide interchange protein, which codes for MKKLLFFLPLIAFAVLGSVFFLQLGKDTQYMPSALIDKPLPNVALVDLHSNQIVTNDALPTGPYLINFWGTWCPACSVEHSYLMALADQDVSIVGIDYKDETSEAIKWLQERGDPYTHVLLDELGHFGVDMGVTGAPETFVVNSKGVVVYRHQGVVDDVVWQSMKVYFK
- the ccmD gene encoding heme exporter protein CcmD; this translates as MAFDSFSDFLQMGRHGFYVWTAYGISAVSLLAIAWQTWQQKRQVTNQLVKRFTREQEK
- the ccmE gene encoding cytochrome c maturation protein CcmE; the protein is MHPIRKKRIIAISSIVVVLGVALALVMYALQQNINLFYSPSQIAAGEAPKDVMLRAGGMVVDGSVKRDNKTLYVSFEVTDFTEKVRIEYKGILPDLFREGQGIVAQGKLNADGVFIASEVLAKHDEEYMPPEIAEALKQAELNSDSSNTSY
- a CDS encoding tetratricopeptide repeat protein, with translation MIFGWLVMAVILIVSVFYVLRSVVGITKKSEVELAANFSVIRRKEIEDEVAFGRISPNEAQQLEEDLTLEETAKSKGYHYVLNNRMTQLMLAIFVVASVLGSVSLYEKLGFHKEVAFTAAISSKSMSPEKLSDFLTFRANKYGRAEDWYFVAQDFLSQNDYLQALPAFDKALAKMPGDEVDNKIRVLVEYAQAIFYANGQKVNEKMKEAVDEVLLLDPNQATALGLKGIAEFDSKNYIGAITAWQKAIVNGQNPNERSALLEGIRKARETGNISEADIPSLIKQRLSIQLDLSAMKSIDPQSVFLVYARLPDQPMPIAIKRLSVNDITQIIELTNLDNLMPGITLADAKKVDIIVKLAKITDTDLTQGKIIGSKKGVFIEKTKLLIIPVSL
- a CDS encoding cytochrome c-type biogenesis protein, which codes for MRFSLFFCLITLFSSAAFSEAESVLKFSSSLHETRYNSLIEELRCPKCQNQNLADSNAGIAIDLRNQIYSMIEQGLSDKEIVDYMVARYGEFVLYKPSNNAGTFFLWYGPLILLVLGLIAFVLIIRSNRRSLRSDSK
- a CDS encoding heme ABC transporter permease, with the protein product MSWTWFHKLGSPKWFFQFASRWSLCVFLGGVTLLVVGIIWGLGFAPEDYQQGNSFRIIYIHVPAAILAQSCYLGLGIAGFVFLVWQMKMAPIFIKSVAPLGALAALIALLSGAIWGKPTWGTWWVWDARLTSVLVLFLLYMGVMAIQNSLDDKVLADKAVSVICVVGLINLPIIKYSVEWWNTLHQPATFKLTEKPAMPMEMWLPLLVSSIGLYLFIAGLAMIRMQTEILNRERRSNWVKNEVLNRGI
- the ccmB gene encoding heme exporter protein CcmB yields the protein MNYTSFAKGELLTLLRRKQDTINALVFFIMVITLFPLGVSPSPEFLSVAAGGIIWCAASLAILMSVESMFKEDFNDGCLEQWLVSGLSLPLLILLKTFIHWLIVIVPLLAMAPLLSQMLFLSTDIFYVLLKTLILGTPALFLIGTIGSALTVSLRHGAVLMLLIIIPFYLPVIIFSTGAIRAAQNGMLYDGQIAILGAISLVSLVVSPIMSAISIKASVN
- a CDS encoding heme lyase CcmF/NrfE family subunit, translated to MFPEIGHFTLILSLFFAVSLSILPIYGYWRRNLILLELARPLTYVMTALVFISFLALAYSFAIDDFSVLYVSQNSNSQLPVWFKISAVWGGHEGSLLLWVLILCGWACAVAIKGDNLPTEVRSLVLSVLGIVTTGFASFLLFTSSPFIRLLPEAPLEGADLNPLLQDVGLIIHPPMLYMGYVGFSVAFAFAITALITGNLNASWARWARPWTSVSWAFLTIGITLGSWWAYYELGWGGWWFWDPVENASFMPWLAGTALIHSLAVTEKRGVFKSWTVLLAIFTFCLSLLGTFLVRSGVLTSVHAFAADPTRGVYILVLLFLMVGGSLLLYALKASEVKSRVTFGATGREAWLLLNNILLTTMTLTVLIGTLYPLIFDALGFGKISVGAPYFNSVFSPMALLLMVFMSIGPLSKWHNTSVNVLAKKLMIPAGCSLVSGAVLTYSYDLGLMSWISLSVAFWVFILTFYDWFVKVSAGSKGIIPRARMLPRNYYGMVLAHLGMAVSLVGVLFVSVSSDEQMVRMSKGDVSVLSGYEFKFDGVKHFEGPNFIADQGQIIISKDGEFVAHLKPEKRFYDARGQVMTEASIDNGLFRDLYISLGEDLGEGAWGVRIHVKPFVRWIWLGGILMMFGGLLSAMDKRYRKVSGAAI